GGGCGTTTGTTCAACAGTATAACGGTGAAGGATAGCTGGGGACGACCAGTGTTGCTGTTTAAAAATGAATGGAACGTGCAACAAGTAGAAACGGATCACCCAGAGTTGAAGTTGAATATTTCAGCCCCCGTAGTTGCTGGACAAGAACCAGTAAGTTTATAAACCTTTAGGGAAATTATTAAAAACCCGCTTTCTATAATCAAGCGGGTTTTTAAAGAACCCCACTCAAAAAATGCCTGAAGGTAAGAAACTGGGAGTTTTTAAACCTAATAAATCATTGTTTTCCTACCAAAAGCTTTATGGCGATCGCCATAGCATTTTGCAGGCTGCATAAAACAAATGAAGCCTCAACAAAATTTCAAAAATGTAAAAAGAATTAATGTTTTAAAGTGTGAAATAAAATGTTGCGCCTTGCTCGACATTAGCTTTAGCCCAGATGCGCCCGCCGTGACGGTGAATGATGCGTTGCACGGTTGCTAGCCCTACGCCAGTACCTTCAAATTCAGTATTCTTGTGCAGGCGTTGGAAAGTTCCAAATAGTTTATCGGCATATGCCATATCAAATCCAGCACCGTCATCGCGCACGAAATAAATAGGGGGATTGGGCATTAGGGATTGGGTGTTGGCGATCGCGGATGGGTTTCCCTGTCCCCAGCTAAAATTAACGGTGCCAAATTCTATTCGGGCGGTTGGATGTTTGGCTGTATATTTCCAGGCATTACCGAGAAGGTTTTCTAGAGCGATCGCTACCAGTCTGCGATCTGCATTAGCAACGATACCTGGGGCTATAACAAATTCCACTTGGCGTGAGGGTTGTGTTTTTTGCAAATCTAGAGCGATCGCGCCCACAATTGCACTCATATCCACTTCCTGTCGCCTCATCTCGCCCCGCGTCACCCGCGCCAACGACAGCAGATCCTCAATCAGGTTTGACATCTGCTGAGTAGAAACACGCATGCGCTTTAGATATTCTTTACCCTGCGTATTCAAGTGTTGATCGCAGTCTTCCAGCAGCATCACAGCGAACCCTTCTATGCGACGCAAGGGTGCGCGTAGATCGTGGGAAACTGAATAGCTGAAACTTTCTAGCTCCTGATTAACAACTTCTAATTCCGCCGTCTGTCGCTGCAAATCTGCATTTAACTGCATAATTTGGGCTTGCGTCCGCTTGCGCTCGTTTATTTGCGCTATCTTTATCGCCCAGTTCAGTTGTTCTTGCCTTACCATCTCCCGGTAGTCTCGGAAAAAATCAGCCAACCCAGGCGCTTGTTCTATTAATGCGTCTAGATTATTAATAACCCGCTTGTCTGCTTGATAAGAATAGGCAACTTCAGGATGTGCTTCCATCCACACATGACATGTCTTAACGTAACAGCCAAATGAGACTATGTGCTGGTAATTGGTAGAACCCAGAAGCAGGCGCAGCTCGTTTCGGTAGTATTCTGCGTCATTTCCGGCGATAAAGGTAAATATTGAACAATTAAGAATACTCTCTTCAACTTCCGCACTCCAGTCTTCCATAGCGGTTAATTTATCAGAATGTGCATTTAGCACTCTGAGGTGTTCGTCGATCTCCGTTTCCGTTGGCGGAGGTGTTTCAAGCAGTTCTAACACGTCCAGTGCCTTCACCCCAAGGCTAAGCAACGAACAACTGTGGCAAACCATGCAGTACGGAACAGCACAGTATCGCGAGAGGTATGCAGAAAATTTTTCTTTGAACAGGGACGACAGAGGATTACCGACATACGCAGCAAGTGTTTGTTGCCACAGATTTTCCAAAACCTGGGGGTTATCTTGGGCTGGAGTAAAAAATGTCGGGAAAAACCCAAATTTATCCTCAATTTCCGCTTTGATTTGCTCGCTTGTTCGCATAAATTACATCTGCATTCAAAAATTTAAATTTTTATACCCCTTTCTAATTGGTTTAGTACCAAGAGGGTTGTGTCTGATATGTTGTAACTTGGCTAAAGTTCAATCAAGCAATTAATTACTATCAAAAACTAAAAAAGCCCTAATTAAAGTGTGAAATAAAATGTTGCGCCTTGCTCGACAGCAGCTTTCGCCCAGATACGCCCGCCGTGACGGTGAATGATGCG
This genomic stretch from Microcoleus sp. FACHB-831 harbors:
- a CDS encoding ATP-binding protein, which encodes MRTSEQIKAEIEDKFGFFPTFFTPAQDNPQVLENLWQQTLAAYVGNPLSSLFKEKFSAYLSRYCAVPYCMVCHSCSLLSLGVKALDVLELLETPPPTETEIDEHLRVLNAHSDKLTAMEDWSAEVEESILNCSIFTFIAGNDAEYYRNELRLLLGSTNYQHIVSFGCYVKTCHVWMEAHPEVAYSYQADKRVINNLDALIEQAPGLADFFRDYREMVRQEQLNWAIKIAQINERKRTQAQIMQLNADLQRQTAELEVVNQELESFSYSVSHDLRAPLRRIEGFAVMLLEDCDQHLNTQGKEYLKRMRVSTQQMSNLIEDLLSLARVTRGEMRRQEVDMSAIVGAIALDLQKTQPSRQVEFVIAPGIVANADRRLVAIALENLLGNAWKYTAKHPTARIEFGTVNFSWGQGNPSAIANTQSLMPNPPIYFVRDDGAGFDMAYADKLFGTFQRLHKNTEFEGTGVGLATVQRIIHRHGGRIWAKANVEQGATFYFTL